Proteins from a single region of Ziziphus jujuba cultivar Dongzao chromosome 1, ASM3175591v1:
- the LOC107415666 gene encoding uncharacterized protein LOC107415666 isoform X2, whose translation MEEAGGKEQIGDVRSVVEAVSSNDYADAPLYQVDSLCMRCGENGITRFLLTLIPHFRKILLSAFECPHCGERNNEVQFAGELQPKGCSYRLQVPSGDPKMLNRQVVKSESATIKIPELDFEIPPEAQRGTLSTVEGILVRAAAELEALQEERKLKACAKGDSPFTFILDDPAGNSFIENPCAPSHDSSLSINFYERTPEQQALLGYLVDSSQAGDHSDGASSIVPNNASDQVQREPHWSIGASAGHRAIAQSNSSEIAEALFRYTAPEEVMAFPSTCGACATRCETRMFVTKIPYFQEVIVMASTCDTCGYRNSELKPGGRIPEKGKRITLCARNIKDLSRDVIKSDTASVRIPELDLELTSGTLGGVVTTVEGLITKISESLERVHGFTFGDSLDEYKRSKWVDFKSKLNKLLCFEEPWTLILDDALANSFIAPVTDDIKDDHQLIFEEYERSWEQNEELGLNDIDTSSADAAYNLTDTTVKELEG comes from the exons ATGGAAGAAGCTGGTGGCAAGGAGCAAATCGGGGACGTGAGGTCTGTGGTTGAAGCTGTCTCTTCCAATGACTACGCCGATGCCCCTCTTTACCAAGTTGACAGCCTCTGCATGCGCTGCGGAGAAAAC GGCATCACCAGGTTTCTTTTGACTTTGATTCCACACTTCAGAAAG ATCTTGTTGTCTGCCTTCGAGTGTCCACATTGTGGCGAGCG AAACAACGAAGTTCAGTTTGCTGGTGAGCTCCAACCCAAGGGATGTTCCTATCGCTTGCAAGTCCCCTCAGGCGATCCCAAG ATGCTTAACCGCCAAGTAGTGAAGTCTGAGTCTGCTACTATTAAG ATTCCTGAATTAGATTTTGAAATTCCTCCAGAGGCTCAGCGCGGAACTCTATCAACG GTTGAAGGGATATTGGTACGAGCAGCAGCTGAGTTGGAGGCCCTTCAGGAAGAACGCAAG CTAAAAGCCTGTGCAAAAGGAGATTCACCCTTCACTTTCATTTTGGATGATCCTGCTGGAAATAGCTTCATTGAGAACCC ATGTGCTCCGTCACATGATTCATCATTAAGTATCAACTTTTATGAGCGTACTCCAGAGCAACAGGCATTATTAGGATATCTTGTTGACTCATCACAAGCAGGAGATCATAGTGATGGAGCATCAAGTATAGTACCAAATAATGCATCTGATCAAGTGCAAAGAGAACCACATTGGTCAATTGGAGCTTCTGCTGGTCATAGGGCCATTGCTCAGAGTAATAGTTCAGAAATTGCTGAAGCTTTATTTCGGTACACTGCACCAGAAGAG gtGATGGCTTTCCCATCAACATGTGGAGCTTGTGCCACCCGGTGTGAGACTCGAATGTTTGTAACCA AGATTCCATATTTCCAAGAAGTTATAGTCATGGCATCAACCTGTGATACGTGTGGTTACCGCAATTCTGAG CTCAAACCTGGTGGAAGAATTCCAGAAAAAGGGAAGAGAATTACTCTGTGTGCAAGGAACATTAAAGATCTAAGCCGTGATGTAATAAAG TCAGATACTGCTAGTGTGAGAATACCAGAGCTTGACTTGGAGCTGACAAGTGGAACTCTGGGGGGAGTTGTTACTACTGTTGAAGGCTTGATTACAAAAATTAGTGAAA GTCTAGAGAGGGTGCATGGATTTACTTTTGGAGATAGTCTTGATGAATACAAGAGGAGCAAGTGGGTAGACTTCAAATCAAAACTAAACAAG CTTCTGTGTTTTGAGGAGCCTTGGACTCTAATTCTTGATGATGCATTAGCTAACTCTTTTATTGCACCAGTGACTGATGATATCAAAGATGACCATCAGTTGATAT TTGAAGAGTATGAGAGGTCGTGGGAGCAAAATGAGGAATTGGGTTTGAACGATATCGATACATCTTCAGCTGATGCTGCTTATAACTTGACAGATACAACAGTTAAGGAGTTAGAAGGCTAA
- the LOC107415666 gene encoding uncharacterized protein LOC107415666 isoform X1: MEEAGGKEQIGDVRSVVEAVSSNDYADAPLYQVDSLCMRCGENGITRFLLTLIPHFRKILLSAFECPHCGERNNEVQFAGELQPKGCSYRLQVPSGDPKMLNRQVVKSESATIKIPELDFEIPPEAQRGTLSTVEGILVRAAAELEALQEERKKVNLETAEAIDRFLLKLKACAKGDSPFTFILDDPAGNSFIENPCAPSHDSSLSINFYERTPEQQALLGYLVDSSQAGDHSDGASSIVPNNASDQVQREPHWSIGASAGHRAIAQSNSSEIAEALFRYTAPEEVMAFPSTCGACATRCETRMFVTKIPYFQEVIVMASTCDTCGYRNSELKPGGRIPEKGKRITLCARNIKDLSRDVIKSDTASVRIPELDLELTSGTLGGVVTTVEGLITKISESLERVHGFTFGDSLDEYKRSKWVDFKSKLNKLLCFEEPWTLILDDALANSFIAPVTDDIKDDHQLIFEEYERSWEQNEELGLNDIDTSSADAAYNLTDTTVKELEG; this comes from the exons ATGGAAGAAGCTGGTGGCAAGGAGCAAATCGGGGACGTGAGGTCTGTGGTTGAAGCTGTCTCTTCCAATGACTACGCCGATGCCCCTCTTTACCAAGTTGACAGCCTCTGCATGCGCTGCGGAGAAAAC GGCATCACCAGGTTTCTTTTGACTTTGATTCCACACTTCAGAAAG ATCTTGTTGTCTGCCTTCGAGTGTCCACATTGTGGCGAGCG AAACAACGAAGTTCAGTTTGCTGGTGAGCTCCAACCCAAGGGATGTTCCTATCGCTTGCAAGTCCCCTCAGGCGATCCCAAG ATGCTTAACCGCCAAGTAGTGAAGTCTGAGTCTGCTACTATTAAG ATTCCTGAATTAGATTTTGAAATTCCTCCAGAGGCTCAGCGCGGAACTCTATCAACG GTTGAAGGGATATTGGTACGAGCAGCAGCTGAGTTGGAGGCCCTTCAGGAAGAACGCAAG AAAGTGAATCTTGAAACTGCTGAAGCAATAGACCGGTTTTTGTTGAAGCTAAAAGCCTGTGCAAAAGGAGATTCACCCTTCACTTTCATTTTGGATGATCCTGCTGGAAATAGCTTCATTGAGAACCC ATGTGCTCCGTCACATGATTCATCATTAAGTATCAACTTTTATGAGCGTACTCCAGAGCAACAGGCATTATTAGGATATCTTGTTGACTCATCACAAGCAGGAGATCATAGTGATGGAGCATCAAGTATAGTACCAAATAATGCATCTGATCAAGTGCAAAGAGAACCACATTGGTCAATTGGAGCTTCTGCTGGTCATAGGGCCATTGCTCAGAGTAATAGTTCAGAAATTGCTGAAGCTTTATTTCGGTACACTGCACCAGAAGAG gtGATGGCTTTCCCATCAACATGTGGAGCTTGTGCCACCCGGTGTGAGACTCGAATGTTTGTAACCA AGATTCCATATTTCCAAGAAGTTATAGTCATGGCATCAACCTGTGATACGTGTGGTTACCGCAATTCTGAG CTCAAACCTGGTGGAAGAATTCCAGAAAAAGGGAAGAGAATTACTCTGTGTGCAAGGAACATTAAAGATCTAAGCCGTGATGTAATAAAG TCAGATACTGCTAGTGTGAGAATACCAGAGCTTGACTTGGAGCTGACAAGTGGAACTCTGGGGGGAGTTGTTACTACTGTTGAAGGCTTGATTACAAAAATTAGTGAAA GTCTAGAGAGGGTGCATGGATTTACTTTTGGAGATAGTCTTGATGAATACAAGAGGAGCAAGTGGGTAGACTTCAAATCAAAACTAAACAAG CTTCTGTGTTTTGAGGAGCCTTGGACTCTAATTCTTGATGATGCATTAGCTAACTCTTTTATTGCACCAGTGACTGATGATATCAAAGATGACCATCAGTTGATAT TTGAAGAGTATGAGAGGTCGTGGGAGCAAAATGAGGAATTGGGTTTGAACGATATCGATACATCTTCAGCTGATGCTGCTTATAACTTGACAGATACAACAGTTAAGGAGTTAGAAGGCTAA